TTGAAAATATTTTTTCCCCGAGAAATATTCCAGCTCTCCAAACATTTTTTCTTTTGCCATATGATGTCCATATATAATGTTATTAAAATCCAAAAAATCCGGATGATTTCGGCAGTCTAAAAAGAGGCTCCCCGACAATGAAGCATTTCCTTTTGCATCCGTATTTACATACTTTGAATTATCTGTCCCTTGTGTCAACGGGTAATTGATATTCGTGTCCTCAACCTCCAGCCAGCCAATCACTTCCGGATTCATTTTTACAAGTTCTTCAAACGACTCCTGTTTTTTCGGATTATAAACAGAATAGCTTGTAGCAGATGCATTTTCATAAATCTGCTGTGTGTCCCACCACGTATAACAGGCATAAAGGAGCAGAATCAGTCCGATCACACCTGCTATGCAATTTAATATTTTGTCTACAATCTCAAATACATAATTTTCCAACTGCATTCGTCTTTACATTTTCATTATTTTTCTTTTTTAAATCTTTTTACAAATGTTCCCATTGCCAGAAGCACTGCTGCAGCTCCGATCAGAATTGTAAATGGCAGGTTTTCAAGAATAACACCTGTGATTGGAACATCATCAAACGTGTTTGTAAAGTCTGCGCTATTATTTCCTTCTCCAACAAGATTTGTTGCTCCCGCTTCTGCTGATGACAAACTCTGTCCTTTGACTGCCTTTGTATGTACTGTTTTGTCTCCATTTTCAACTACTTCTACAGAAGGTGTATAATATGCTGTTCCTGTTTCTGTTACGGCATAGCGTGTTCCGGCCGGAATGTTTGTGAATACAATTTTTTCTCCGTCATGAAGTTCAAATGTCTTTGCTTCTCCTGCCTTGAATTCTACTTTTTCATTTCCAATCATTCCTTCATAAGTATCATCCGTTGCTGTACCTGATTTTGTAAATGTTAATGTAAATGCAAAATCTTTTGTTCGGTCTGCATTCTTTCCTGCTGTTGTTTTTGAAATAGTAAGTGAAGCGTTATTTTTAATATAAATGTTTTCAAAATTCATTTCACTCACTTTATCCCCTGCCGTGTTTGAAGCTGTAATTTTTTCAACTTCTGTTCCGCCATTCTCTGTATTAATGACATATACATGCATCGTATATGACTCTGTGGAATATGTCATAACTTCGCTGGAAGCAGTATTATAGGTGTCTGCTGTTTCCTGCACATGATACTGATACTCACCTGCATGTGGAAATTCGCCAAATGTAATCTTGCCTGCTTTGTTGATTTTATAAACTCCTTCTGACAAGTCACCTTTTGAATCTTCTGCACTATAACTTACACTCTCGATTTCTGCCTCTGGTGCGTCTTCAGTAATTTTGTCGGCTGTAAAATGAAATGTCGCTCTTGGAATTGTAATACCTTCGGCAAGCTTTAATTCTTTTGTAATCTGTGCTACTGTTTCCGGCACATTGCTCGCATCACCTGCAACATCATTTACCGAAGGCTGATTTTTCGAGCCATTAACAGCGCCATTTCCTATAAATACATTTGTATCTGCTGCCAATGCGGTTGCTCCAATACAGATTGTCATTGTAGCCACCGTGCATCCTACCATTGATTTCCAATTGTTCCTTTTCATAGTTTTTTACTCCTTTTGACTTACATTTTTTATAATCTGTTTCGCCGAATTAATGTGATGACTTTTCCTAACGTGTCTTTTTTATTTACTGCCCCGTAAATGCGGCTGTCTGTTGCATGTTCTCTCGCATCTTTTAAGAGAAATATTTCTCCTTTTTTTAAGGTGACCGGAAATGAAATTCCTTCGGCATATCGTTCTGTTTTTTCCGGGATGTCAGATTCTTGAACATACATCCCATTGATTTTTAACCCTTCGCCATCTATATCTACAATGTCCCCTTCCACCGCTACGACTCTTCCCACTTGCTTTTTTCCATCTTGTACGATTGCCACCAGATCGTGAAATACATAATTTTTATTCAACTGATAGCTTACAATCAAATCCCCTTGCCGTATGGCCGGCTTCATTTCCTCATCATTATTTTGAAAAATGGAAAAGCAGACACCAAATAACAGCCACAATATTAAAATCAGTACGCCAGCTTTTGTAATCAGAAATATTATTTTTCTTTTCAATTACTTATCCTGCTTTTTATCTTTTTTTCCATAAAACAATTTTGAAATTGCAGCCAATACAAATAGTGCCACTGTTGCAAGAAGGATTCCTGGTATCATATTTGTGCCAAATGTGACTACATTTGTCAGTGGAATATTTTCTTTTTCATTTGTAACATTAATCCTCACATCTTCATTTAATATTCCATCTACTGATTTTTTATGGATTCCATTGAAACTGACCCGGTACCCTTCTGCATCGTTTACTTTTTCTGTTATGTTATAAGATGTTCCAAGTGAAAGCTGCTGAAACTCTATCCCTTGTCCATGAGATAACCAGATTTCTGCAACGCCTTGCTCAAATGTTAATGTTCCGTCTTTTGGAGCCGTGACATTTTCTACATCGTCTAAAATGAATCCTCGATATGAATATGTCCCGTTGATTGGATTTCCTGACGCATCTTTCAATATAATCCGGAATGGGAATTTTTTTGTAATATCCCCCATTTCACCGGTCACTTTTTTGCTGATAGAAAGACTAGGCAGCTTCGTGTTTGTCACTGTAAATCCTCTTGTCGAATCACCGGACACTGCACTGACAAATCCCTCCAAAGCCTGTTCCTTGATCTGATACTGATGATGCTTTGCCACATGTTGAAAATCTGCTCTCCACTGATTGTCTGCATTCAATGTCAACGTTTTGTATGGTGCAAGCTTTCCATCCTGATACAATTCAACTTTTACCGGAACTTGTTCACTCTTTGCTGTGTTTTTCCACTCTTTATTCACCGGAATGGTCAGAGAATTCACCTGGAGTACCGGTTTTTCCACATAATCCACTGTCTCAGCTTTTGCCTCCCCTGTTCCATAAATATACGTCAAGGTTGCCCCGGCGTTTGTGTAAAATCCGGCTTTGCCTGAGCTTGTATCATTATCCCATGCATCACTGTTCATACTCCCCACAACTCCACCATAACTGTCTTCATTTGCCGCATATTCATCATATGCCTTTGCTGTAGGTTTGACATTGAAGCTGACAGCGTAAGTCACATCTTTCTGTAATTTGTAATCTGTTGGAAATGTTGCTGTTACTGTGCGTGTTCCTTCATTGTATGTTACCTGAATATCAACGCCGGATAAATCTACCTCACTTCCGTCACTTGTGGTTGCTTTTACTGTCGGATTAAGATGTTCTGCATTTTCTAGTTCTGCATAGTCACTCAGCGTATCTGTAAGCACTACATTTCTACAAGTATATTCCGTCAGATTTCCCGTAATCTGTTTAAATGCCTCCGCCAACTTATCTGCGTCCGCTGCGGAATAATATTTTTTAGTAGAAGTTGTATTTACTTTTGTCGCCAGTGTACTCAAAAATTTGCTGTCTGCACTATCAGAAAATCCGATAGTGTAAAATTGATCCAAGCCTTTCATCGCAGTTGCTTCATTGTAAGCCGCATTCGCATTGTAATTCTTAGAATCTGTCTTTCCGTTTCCTATCGTATAACCATCGTTGTCATACCTGTACGTTGGAAGTCCGTCCGATAGAAAAATTACAATCTTACGTGCACTGCTATCTGCCTTTGCCAAAGCCTCCTTCGCAGTACGCAAGCCAGCCTGACAGTTTGTTCCGGATTTTTCTTCATTTACACGAATTCCATTTACAATCTGATCTACTTCTGACTTTGTTGTCGCCCATGCTCCATTTACCCAGGTTGCATCATCCCATGGTGAGTTATACCAATAAGAATCCTCTAACCCATAATATGTTACAACTGTCATTCTCGCATCGATTTGATCATTGTTGAAAATGGAATCACTCAAGCCGCCTTTTTCTGTAACTACATCCTGCAGAGCCTTTAATCTTGACTTTTCTCCCATCGGCTCATTCATACTGCCAGATGTATCAACAATAAGAACAACATCGATTTTCGGTTTGTTCAATGTTGAATCATATTTTCCTGTTACATCCAAGGTCAGCGTGTAAGAATCTTCTCCATTGTACTTGATATACTTACGATGCGCCGGTGCCGTATTCTCGTCAGACGATAATACAAGTGCAGAAGGCTTGGCCGTGGTGGTATCAAGCTCTGCATCTTGTGGTGTATCTGTGTTTGTTGTTATAGCAATATCCGGAATTGTCGTTGCATCTGTTTGCGTGGTGGTATCTGATGTGGTTACATCTTCTATTTCAGCTTCTGTCGTGTCTGTATCTGGTATGGTTATATCTTCTGTTAAGTTGGTATCTGTGCTTGTCGTTATCTCTTCTGTTTGCTTTGCGTCTGATGTTACGTCTGCTTCTTCTTCAATTGCATTTGCGTCTGGTGTTACATCTGTTTCTTTTTCAATTGTGTTTTCTTCGACATTAAAATCAGATTGTTCAGCTGCATTAGATACGCTTGTCCAGATTCCTAAAATCATTGTCAGGACAAGTGCATATGCAAGAATTTTCTTCAATATCAAATGTCGTTTTCCTTCTCCTCGCATATTTCTCCCTCCTTCATCACAGTTTGATTGGATTTAAAATCCATAATTCAAGTCGAACATGCTTTGACACATTCTATTAACAGTCCTTGCATAAACCTATAACCGAACTGTTACTATCTTTTATATGCTTGTCCGAAGGGATGTATGTAACATTTTAAGACAAAAATTTTGCGGTTTTTCGTGGATTTTTGACATAATATTGAATTGGTGATATAGAGGGTGCTGGTCACAGTAACAAAATTATGATTATACAATTAGAAAAAATGTGATAATATATGATTATGTAGGTAATTATATTTCTATGGATTTTGAAGGCAATTACGTAAAGACGAAGAAAGAAATAATAAGATGAAGGGACAGTAAGATGAAACAATTGCAAAAACAAAGGAAAAAGATAATGACTTTTTTGCTGACATTTGGGATAGTCTTCGGATTATTGGGAGCAATGCCGGTACATGCACAGGATGAGAATGCATCCGAAAGTACAACATTTGATGTAAAAATCGTACATACCAATGATATTCATGCACGAGTAGAAGAAGATGATTACAATCAAGTGATCGGAATGGACCGGCTAAGCAAAATTGCACAGACATTTACGGCAGGCGCCGACGGTTCATTGATGCTTGATTCCGGAGATATCTTTCACGGACAGCCGATTGCAACACTGGTACAGGGAGAATCGGTAGCTAAACTGATGAAAGCCTGTGGGTATGATGCAATGACCGCCGGAAATCATGATTGGAGCTACGGCAAAGATCGTTTGAAAGAGCTTGGCGGAATTGCCAATGTCAAAATTTTATCCGGAAATATCAAGAATGCAGATGGAACCTCCTTTTTTGATACAGATGCACTTGTAAAGGAGATTACTAAAAATGGGAAAACATTAAAAATCGGTGTGTTTGGTGTAAGTGACCCAAATATGAAAGACAAAACAACTCCATCCAATGTGGAGGGACTGGAATTTCAGGATGCAATAGCTTATGCAAATATGGAAGCTGCCGCATTAAAGGCAGATGGATGTAATGTGGTGATTGCACTGTCACACACGCTTAATCCGAAAAATCTGGCTGCACAGGTGGATGGTGTAGATTTGTGGCTGTGCGGACATGAACATATTGAACTTAGCGACACCGTGACGACACCAAATGGATCAAAGGCTTATGTATCGGAAAGCGGATATTATCTGAATACCGTGGGGCTAATTGATTTGAACTGTACAATGGATGCTGAAGGCAGCGTACATGTAGATTATAATAAGACATCTGTTGATTATGAAGCAGCACAGAACTATCCGAAGGACGCTTCTGTAACAGCCATATTGGATGCGATTAAAGCAGAAAACGAGACAGCACTAAATCGTGTCATCGGTACTTCTCCTGTGGAATTAGATGGTGTCTGGGAGCATATCCGTATTGGGCAGACAAACCTTGGAAATGTCATAACAGATGCATATCTGCTTGCCACAGGTGCCGATATAGCCTTTGAAAATGCCGGTGGCATCCGTGCTTCTGTCGCAGCCGGAACGATTACATACGGAGATGTCATTAATGTCAGCCCTTATGGAAACTATGTGGTGACAAAAAAACTAACCGGTGCACAGATTAAAAATATGCTTGAAACCAGTCTTACCATTCAGAAAAACTGTATTGCCGCAAATGACAGCGGCGAGTGGGATGCCTGGCCAAATGACAGTGGAAGTTATCTGCAGGTTGGCGGAATCACCGTCAGCTTTGATCCAGCACAGCCGGAGGGTTCACGCGTGCTTTCCGTAAAAAAAGATGGGCAGGAGTTGAATAATACAAAAGAATACATCGTAGCAGTTAATAATTATCTAGCAGGTTCTGACAGCTATCCGGCACTTGCCGAGGCAGCGGAAATCGGAGAATATTCTTGTTGTGAGGAGTTACTGATCCGTTTCTTTGAACAAGGTTCCGATGCAATTGCCACAAGTGCATCAAAACAAAATATGATCCAGACAACCAAAGAGTCCACAGAACCGGTACCGCCAACTACACCGGAAACACCTTCTGTACCTGTAACACCAGCTGTCCCGGAGCAACCGGCAAAAGAACAGCCGAAATCCCCAAAAACAGAGGTTAAAAAAGATGATGCAGGCGGAACAAAAGCTTCGGCAAAAAATCCAAAAACGGGCGACGACAATACTCTGCTCTGCTGGATATTGCTTCTGTTACTCAGTGGAAGTGTAGGAAGTATCTGCCTGGTTCAGAAAAATAAAAAGTAAGGTTAAACAGAGGTGTCACAAGTATAACGACACAACTCATTCTAAGCGACTATGTTTTCCTTCTACGCATTGGATAAACCCGATTCCAATTCGAGGGGAGGCATAGTTGCTTCTTTTATGATAATTTCTCTGCCTGTTTCACTTTGCATCGTTTCATATAACATGCAATCCCATATTTTAAAATTTTATTCACTCCGTTCTCCCGGAGTTCTTCATCATATTTCTTTTCCTCTATCTGCTGTAGTGCCCGCTCACAAGCCTGAACTTCCATATCTGTAAAGCCAAAATATTCATCATATCGTTCATCTGTAATGGACAATACTTTCAGGTTATTAAACCCCGTAAAGATACTTTCTTTGGAAATGCGCATGCATCCTGCCATCACTGCAAATTTCAGGCTATTATTCGTTTTTAATGCCTGTTCCAATAAACTACGTATTAAAAAGATCATCTGATCATAATACCCGTTTTCAAATGCTTTTGCTAATGGAACATCATACTCATCAATCAAAAGAACTGCTTTTGTTCCATAATGTTTCTTTAATAATATGGACAACTTTTTCAGACTACTACAAAATACAGCTCCACTCATATTATCATCCAAAAGTTTCTGGTATTCTGATTTGTCATACTCACTCAGTTGTTTGCTTTCTAGAAGAAACTGCATTGTAGCTGCTACTTCTTTCATAATCTGAACTGCAAAATCAAATGCATCTTTATAAGTGGCTGCATTGATTCCTTTCAGGGAAATTGAAATGACCGGATATTTCCCCATATACTCTTCACACAGTTTTGTATCTTTTGAAATTTCCAATCCATCAAAAATACTCTGATCCCGCTCTATGGAAAAAAAGTGTTCAATCTCATTCACACTCCTTCTCTATTAATCATAATATAACAAAGATACGCTCAAAAACCCATACCTAACTTTTTTCATAATTCCCTTAAACAAATTTCTTTTTTAAAAAAAGAACCGCCTCTCGGCCATTATAACCAAGAGGCAGTTTTTTGCTTAACAGTTATTGAGCATCCCTTAATTGCTCTACAACGCTGCATTTCGTTGCGTTGTCATACATCATGCAGGGGATCAGACATCCCAGCAGAAGAAATACCGGAATTGTCAGCAGGACAGGCAGAATGGTGAATCGATACTCAAAGAACCAGAACATACTGCCCAGCATTTTTCCCGCAAGAGGTCCCACTGCCAGCGACAGAATAAAAGCCACCGCTACGGAGGACATTGCGTAAAACAACCCCTCGTAGATCAGCATGGTTTTGAGCTGCCGGTTTGTCATTCCTACAGCCTGAAGCACAGCAAATTCACGGCGGCGGGAAAGAATACCGGTCATCATGGCGTTGAAGAAATTTAAGAGTCCCACCAGCCCGATGATAGCACAGAGGATACCACCTATCAGAAGGAACATCTGCCGGAATTGAGCAAACTCAGAGCGAGCCGTGGCCTTGCTTTCATACATCAAGGGCGAAAACTCACCGGCAGTGAGCTTCGATAGATATTGCTCTGCTTCGGCCTCGTCAACTTCGTCCGCTGTGTCGAACAGGTAGAGCATCGGAATGGCTGCACCACCGCTGTCCCTCTGTGCGGTATCCACAGACAAAACCGCCTCATATCCAATACCATCATAACGATAACTCATGGAAAACGGAAGCTCTACCAAGGCGCAGACCGTGTACTCTACATCTCTGGCTCCACACAGTTTTTCCTGAAGGTACTCCTCCGGTGTATCTTCGGTGCAGAGTTCCCCGGTGCGGCTGTCGATATATTTCACATCGTCCGCATAGGTAGCT
This Ruminococcus hominis DNA region includes the following protein-coding sequences:
- a CDS encoding AAA family ATPase, which codes for MNEIEHFFSIERDQSIFDGLEISKDTKLCEEYMGKYPVISISLKGINAATYKDAFDFAVQIMKEVAATMQFLLESKQLSEYDKSEYQKLLDDNMSGAVFCSSLKKLSILLKKHYGTKAVLLIDEYDVPLAKAFENGYYDQMIFLIRSLLEQALKTNNSLKFAVMAGCMRISKESIFTGFNNLKVLSITDERYDEYFGFTDMEVQACERALQQIEEKKYDEELRENGVNKILKYGIACYMKRCKVKQAEKLS
- the lepB gene encoding signal peptidase I, producing MKRKIIFLITKAGVLILILWLLFGVCFSIFQNNDEEMKPAIRQGDLIVSYQLNKNYVFHDLVAIVQDGKKQVGRVVAVEGDIVDIDGEGLKINGMYVQESDIPEKTERYAEGISFPVTLKKGEIFLLKDAREHATDSRIYGAVNKKDTLGKVITLIRRNRL
- a CDS encoding DUF7604 domain-containing protein, translating into MRGEGKRHLILKKILAYALVLTMILGIWTSVSNAAEQSDFNVEENTIEKETDVTPDANAIEEEADVTSDAKQTEEITTSTDTNLTEDITIPDTDTTEAEIEDVTTSDTTTQTDATTIPDIAITTNTDTPQDAELDTTTAKPSALVLSSDENTAPAHRKYIKYNGEDSYTLTLDVTGKYDSTLNKPKIDVVLIVDTSGSMNEPMGEKSRLKALQDVVTEKGGLSDSIFNNDQIDARMTVVTYYGLEDSYWYNSPWDDATWVNGAWATTKSEVDQIVNGIRVNEEKSGTNCQAGLRTAKEALAKADSSARKIVIFLSDGLPTYRYDNDGYTIGNGKTDSKNYNANAAYNEATAMKGLDQFYTIGFSDSADSKFLSTLATKVNTTSTKKYYSAADADKLAEAFKQITGNLTEYTCRNVVLTDTLSDYAELENAEHLNPTVKATTSDGSEVDLSGVDIQVTYNEGTRTVTATFPTDYKLQKDVTYAVSFNVKPTAKAYDEYAANEDSYGGVVGSMNSDAWDNDTSSGKAGFYTNAGATLTYIYGTGEAKAETVDYVEKPVLQVNSLTIPVNKEWKNTAKSEQVPVKVELYQDGKLAPYKTLTLNADNQWRADFQHVAKHHQYQIKEQALEGFVSAVSGDSTRGFTVTNTKLPSLSISKKVTGEMGDITKKFPFRIILKDASGNPINGTYSYRGFILDDVENVTAPKDGTLTFEQGVAEIWLSHGQGIEFQQLSLGTSYNITEKVNDAEGYRVSFNGIHKKSVDGILNEDVRINVTNEKENIPLTNVVTFGTNMIPGILLATVALFVLAAISKLFYGKKDKKQDK
- a CDS encoding bifunctional metallophosphatase/5'-nucleotidase, with translation MKQLQKQRKKIMTFLLTFGIVFGLLGAMPVHAQDENASESTTFDVKIVHTNDIHARVEEDDYNQVIGMDRLSKIAQTFTAGADGSLMLDSGDIFHGQPIATLVQGESVAKLMKACGYDAMTAGNHDWSYGKDRLKELGGIANVKILSGNIKNADGTSFFDTDALVKEITKNGKTLKIGVFGVSDPNMKDKTTPSNVEGLEFQDAIAYANMEAAALKADGCNVVIALSHTLNPKNLAAQVDGVDLWLCGHEHIELSDTVTTPNGSKAYVSESGYYLNTVGLIDLNCTMDAEGSVHVDYNKTSVDYEAAQNYPKDASVTAILDAIKAENETALNRVIGTSPVELDGVWEHIRIGQTNLGNVITDAYLLATGADIAFENAGGIRASVAAGTITYGDVINVSPYGNYVVTKKLTGAQIKNMLETSLTIQKNCIAANDSGEWDAWPNDSGSYLQVGGITVSFDPAQPEGSRVLSVKKDGQELNNTKEYIVAVNNYLAGSDSYPALAEAAEIGEYSCCEELLIRFFEQGSDAIATSASKQNMIQTTKESTEPVPPTTPETPSVPVTPAVPEQPAKEQPKSPKTEVKKDDAGGTKASAKNPKTGDDNTLLCWILLLLLSGSVGSICLVQKNKK
- the srtB gene encoding class B sortase encodes the protein MENYVFEIVDKILNCIAGVIGLILLLYACYTWWDTQQIYENASATSYSVYNPKKQESFEELVKMNPEVIGWLEVEDTNINYPLTQGTDNSKYVNTDAKGNASLSGSLFLDCRNHPDFLDFNNIIYGHHMAKEKMFGELEYFSGKKYFQNHRWGKLYYGGEYQKIEFFAFLETDAYDYTIYNPEVKEEDEKTALLEYIDQYAIQKRKCVVTSSEHLLVLSTCTSGETNGRDILIGKIMDVDN
- a CDS encoding DUF7601 domain-containing protein — protein: MKRNNWKSMVGCTVATMTICIGATALAADTNVFIGNGAVNGSKNQPSVNDVAGDASNVPETVAQITKELKLAEGITIPRATFHFTADKITEDAPEAEIESVSYSAEDSKGDLSEGVYKINKAGKITFGEFPHAGEYQYHVQETADTYNTASSEVMTYSTESYTMHVYVINTENGGTEVEKITASNTAGDKVSEMNFENIYIKNNASLTISKTTAGKNADRTKDFAFTLTFTKSGTATDDTYEGMIGNEKVEFKAGEAKTFELHDGEKIVFTNIPAGTRYAVTETGTAYYTPSVEVVENGDKTVHTKAVKGQSLSSAEAGATNLVGEGNNSADFTNTFDDVPITGVILENLPFTILIGAAAVLLAMGTFVKRFKKEK